In Ischnura elegans chromosome 3, ioIscEleg1.1, whole genome shotgun sequence, the sequence GGTAGTTGGTAAAGTCACTGATAATCACAGAATCCTTTCTTCTTCATTCATTCACCTTCATTAGgcaaacaaaaacatttaaaattttctacttcatatttttcaattagtattCATATTGTGTGgaccttatattttttaatgactagAAAAAATATACCTGAGCTTACTTAATTAGGTACAACTGAACTGATGTACAGAGGAAAGGGCACCTCAAAAGTTGTACTTAGTAGGACAATAGTATCATTTCACGGCACAGATGATGAAAATTTAATGCTCAACCCAGAATTTTTTATAGGTTTACATGCATTGATATGTCCTTAAGTATATTGACATCTCAGTAAAAATTAACTTCTTCAAATTGACAACTGATAATATCtataataatttccaattttttggcaGCCATCAATGTAAACAGGACATCCAAATGCTTATAACAGACAAGTTATCACTCTATTATACTTAAACCTTAGATGCTCAAGGTGGCAATATAATGGCTTTCAGTTTTTGCCTTAAAACACCCAATGATACAATATATTGCCCTTGTGTTTATTCACACGTAAAAATGTTTGGTCATCATATTTTTAGTTAGTTTCACTTCTATACTgaagattttataaatattaactcCTGATGAAATAGTATTTCTTAAAAAGTATTTAGTGCTCTACATGAACAAAACAATTTGCCACCTCTTCCTAATGCTTGACGTACTCTTGAATCAGGCTCGAGCTTTCTGGGAGTGAAAACAGAATTGCCGTAAAAGCAAAAGTGtcaaattttttatagaaatattaccATTGCAAACTATGGCTATTTTACAGTTTACACATTGTTTTATGATAAATGAGAACTTATACAGAACAAATCCTTTATCATTACTGGTTGCATGGTAAAGACAAGTTTGAATACTATTTGAATGTGAACACTGACCTTTTTCCTTCAGCAATAGTTTGAACACGGTAGCTTTCAGCTTCAGCTGGAAGTCGAACAGTACTGTTCAGTTCTCTTTCTTTCCTTTGCACCTCTTGTGCCTCCACTTCTATCATCTTCCTTCTTTCCACAACCTCGATTTGTATTTCTTCGTTTCGGATTCTTTGACGGATCTTAGCAGCCTGGAGTTCATATGCAAGCTGAGCTTCAGCTTTCTGtagtaaataaaacaaattgaaTGACTTTCCTGATTCATATTTTGTTTGATCTCATAAAATAACCAGAAGGAGTTGATGGTGTATAATACtttaaaaatcaatcataaattGCCAAAAGACACATGAAATGAGTGCCCTTCTGAGATAGCCCATGCACTTTGGACTAAAGACCAGACAAGTCTACAAAGCTAACCAAAACAGCAGATCACGATTCAAATTAATATGGCGTTTTCACATGATATGAGCTGATTCCTAGGTATTTTTCAGTTGTACTACTTTAGATGTTTTTTGTACAGGATTTTTAAAATCCTCAAATTCTAGACTCAGAGACTGTGTTGGTATTTAGGCTGGGTGCAATAATACGCCCACAAGAGTTAAAAGTATAACGTAGCACATAAGTGGGCAGGAACACAGTtcttaattttgatgaaaagacCTCTTTGTTTCAAAGAGATAACCATTATTATCCCAAGAATCACTACATAATGGCTCGTACATAAGACATCacagttaaaatgattttaatgattactaggaaaaggtaaaaaaaacgtTTACTTTTTACCAGAAAACCAGATGTATATAAATTGTAGAACTATGCcaacaattattattaatctcATTTCAAACTCTTTCCTTAGATTATAAAACTTGAAGTTTTCTgatgaacagaaaataaaaaaatcaattaagaaaaatacgaCTATTAAAGGTCAACTTACAGCTGTGTTTGTCTCCTTATCAAAATTAGCCTTTTGGAGTTTGTACATTCTGGCATTGTCTTCAATTTTGGTATCGGTGTTGTACTTAATGTCCATGGCTGATTTTTCACATTCTGCTTCCTATAATTTCATAAGAATAAATGGTGTGATTAttaatttccattagaaatacatTCAAATTAAAACACTTACTCCTTTTCCTGATGGGGTAGCATAAATTGAAAGGACAACtttgcaaaaatttcaaaacatgtgTTTCATGAATAatcattcaatgaatttttatgcacaGATTGGatgaaattaaagttattttagaTACATAATTTAAATGTTAATCATTGATCCCACAGCATTACATGCTGTAAATCGAAGCACAAATTtgagtaatgataaaaatataatgaaaatttatccatttattGATTTATCCCATATACAGGGTGAAATACGAAGAAGTGGGGTCCTTGAAATCCGTATGGTAAATCTTGTGATTCCTGACGACAATACCAGAAGAAtggttggaaaaatggaaaaaaacgtataaaaacatAGAATCCCATAGACTATCCAAAATTTTCCCGGCAATAATTACTACATAATTATTTAAGgccaatttaaaatataacaagATATGTTGCATACGAATGTTTGGAGAAACAGTTACTCCATTTTTGATAACTTTGTTATTTGGCATTATTAATTGAAACCATAATAATTTCCATCCCTATGGGAATATACATTTGAGATGAGTAACCTCGAGttagattttttttcacatcGGTCCCATCTGAATCCAGCTTGCATCAGTTCAGGTAATACTTGAAAATAGGTCGCAATGCATGAAGTGTTGCCTACATCTAGGGTCAAAAGTTGAAACTGCTAACTCAAGGAAATATTATAGAGCACATATCCACTAGACACTTCCATTTGTGTTTTAAATCCAACTAATTGTTTTCTCCCCTCAGAAATTTACCATTGGAGGTGCAATGGTAACTTTTGTAGAAAATACCAGGCAAAAAGACATAAGACCGACATAATCGAAAAGTATATATCGGACCCAAAAAGTCAGATTTAAATAACAATTTCacccaaatttcaaattaaaaacgtAAAAACGACCTTAACACGGAGTAGGCATTTCGTTTGTTCTTACCCGTATCCCGGCATCCCGGTTCGCTTGCGCCACGCCGATGTCAGCATCTCGCTTGACGGCGGCCGTCTGAGCCTTGCCGAGGGATGCCAAGTACTGCACGTCGTCGTATACGTCTTTGATGGTGAATGAGAGGATCTCAATGCCCATGCGACCCACGTCAGGAGCCGCTACCTCGCGCACCAAAGCTGCGAATTGATCTCGGTCTTTGTACACTTCTTCGACTGTAAGCGTACCTGTAATTGAGATAAAACAAGAGTGGTGAGCAAAAGACTTTCTTATTATTAAATGTGACAATTTCTAACATTTCAAACACATCAAACTTTCacaaaaaaacaggaaattaaaAAGGAGACGTGAAAACACGCTATTCTTTAACTTTAACTATTTAACTTTAACTATTATTAACTTTCCGAAAGAGATGAAAGATATCGCTCattgaaacattttgtaaatgcACATACAAAAGTTGTTCTACCACAGGATTGGCAAACTTAGATAAATTGTTCAATCTAATAATGTTAGATGTTTTTTCTTCGGCGGTTcaaccccaatattttttaatactaccTTCAACCaacatgtgcattaaaaataatgcatgtCATTTCGCTCACAACCAAAACATGGAATCATTGGAACGGTATATAAAGGAAAATGAAGgttttcaatacaaattaaattaaaactaactttatgtaaattaattttttaagcctGTGAGGCCTTTTTAAGTCTGTCAGACTTACGTCACGATAATGTAAGCCCTTTCGGAAAAGAGTCCGCACATtagtttttcaattgaaaatatcgACTAAGTTTGCGgataataaaaactttatttggagaggaaagttcataaactttgatgaaaataaataaagtcagaaatattaGTCAACACTTTTTGGGTAAATTATAAGTGAAAACCATCCGATTTACTATCACGTAGATGAATGAGTTCTTCGGCTCTTTCTTCTACACGGAACTGATGGGAGAGATGAATTTGAACAAGTGGCCCAAACACAAGTTCAGGGCCAATTCCCCGTGTTGCCATCATGAATGGGAATAAGCCCATTATATAGACAGTAACCTTCTTAAGTGTCTCAGTAGGCAAGGGCATTACTATACCGAGTCTGCGACTTACATAAATCCACATATTGCAATTTCAGAATACGATACGATGGAAAAATTCTATATTCTTCATATACCAACGAGTTGACtagctctaaaaaaaaaaacggaataatgaaaaatagatatacTAGAGAGGAATTACGCCGCTATGaaagctagcggataggagagaggaatggagagctacgtcaaaccattATTAGGATTGGTGACTAATGATGTTGATGAGATATCTAAAGGCTGGtgccaattataaaaatataatcaccAATTCCATAAGTTCAcactttattgaaaaaattgctaaaaaaaagattgaaaaagttGTTTGGGTGGTAATTCATAATGCCTTTTTGAGCACGAAAAAGTGAACGCAACGTCAGAAAAAGGGTACCTCACATGCAGGTGCGGGTTGATGTTGCAATGATTTAAAAAGTTAACTTTGGGGCGGGTTGCGAACGATCCTTTCAATTAAggccaataaaataataattcaagacTAAAAAGCACGCTCAATTATCATTATTCCACGTTTCAACTAGCTCATATAATCACAGTGTCTCAATTATTTCGTAAAACATGCAAAACCTATCGGTCATTAGACCAATGTTGACAGTCTTTACATGATATCCATAAAACATAAATCACAATTGCCTAGATTAGAGCTAGGAACATCAATTAGAAAGAAAAGTGTTTAGGCATTTATATTACAACCTTTCAAGGCCAATTATTCATAATTGTCAGAAAATTATTAATCAAACAATGATTAATCCATTTAAACCCATGAATGAAGAAAAAACGGATTCCGTAAAAACTGATGAACGTGCTGAGAAGTATGCCACTCATAATGGCAACAAGTACGCATTTTATAAGAAAAAGACGATTAACCTGAACTAAAAATGATGTAGGTAGCCGATTGCAATCTCCACCCGTTATAGCAAATGCTTTTCATGAAGGAGAATGGCTCCCAAGGCTCAATAATAAcagaattgattaaaaaaattgacagatTCAAAAATTAACGAAAGGATTGCGTCCAAGGACTCAACTTTACAATTACATATAATCTTGCGAGGTAAGAATGCTAGAAAGCTCAAATTATCACGAATTATTTCCCCGGAAGCGTTCCCGGAAATTCATTGAAGATATTATACCTAAGCGTGAATCACGTGAGACTGAGTAAGTGTGCCAAGGACAACTGCTTTCCTGCACGGAAAGCAAACCAAAACAGTAGCGACAAACTAAGTTTCAGGTCAATAGCTAGAGGGGCAAGCTCGCGCACATTTGTGCGAACTATTACTTATGATTGAAAAAGATGTAAAAATTGCTTGGTCTGAAAGTGCGTATATAACTCTGATCCGCAGTAAAAAGTATGATTGCCTTAAGACGACGCTTCACTCCCTCTCTACCCGTCGAAATTCGTCTTTTTGGTGACTAATTGCTCATTTAAAACTTGGGTAATAATTTGAAACTTTCAGGGTGTGAACGATAACTTTTGCCAGCATCTTcagcataaataaattacatCCGAAAAAACACCGaggaaaaatattcatgtttgaGGTACAGGCAAATTTCGACCAGGAGACTACTTTATTCacagtgaaaatttcatggtgataatataagtttaaaatgagaaaattataatcACCATCAGGAGATTAGGCGCTGTCAAATGCGATACAGATGAAATATCTTCTTCTCTGGTTCCTTCCTTCGAATACactcgaaaaattgaaaaaaaatgtactcAGCGTTGGAGAATATTCCAGTGGTAATGAAGAAAGAGCGCGTTTCTTTTACTGCGGTGGACCTCGACcgcgaaattatttttatcaaccaacCGCGAGAATTCATACTCAGCAGCGAAGTTTATCTTATGGAGCAGAAGCActattcatttaaaaactttatcaaTCCGGAGGTGGATTTAATAAACCTTTCCTTGCCTCAAGTGCTACGAGAGTATGGTCGTGTTATttaatgaatagggtggtttcctattatttttttattgccttaatcgaaagattattactcctggagtacgtatttcgcgcttttagatttttaaatgacaatatctatttttcgcgattaaatgaaaagtgaaaattttcaagcgcgcgaaaacgcgacgctcaagtatgaatgccgggaaatatctccgtacgtcgtatttctggttccccctccctcccggtgaggcgaccttgaggcgaggcttagcgctgatacgtcgcaggctgccagcgggtagctgagtaccttactgaatggtagcgcttggcttaaaaaaggtttattaataccttatcaaacgaagaaaactttccgaccttagccagttttagtaggtgattattaagacatgtttccctgagctctgtgcctcatgcatgcattggtaacctcagacgatgtataactcctatcctctcgtgtagaaactaggtccctgtgacgtcacgtggagtggagtcgcatgggcgccaatctggcctttttcaaatgaggataaaatttgacccttgccattcgtctaaaccggtatttcaaaaacaaaataatttgtgtattatgaatacactaatggtgggtagcgaatcgcaatcaatgcctttcgttttctttgatgaaggaaactaccctattatgcatTTACATGAAACATATCCTGGTGAGGAATTGAGCGGGGCCTTGTGGGATAGTGCTGTCGCGTTTCATTTGTCAACTTATTTTGGCACACCGTTATAGTTTTCGACTCTAAGTTAATAATTATCaatgtaattattaaaattcaagGTATTATCGGTTTTGTTGCTTTTGGCTAGCCTGATAATGCCAAAGATTGCCgtgtgatattaattttcatctAGGGTAGGTTTTGGGCTTTCAATTGTTTCGATTCTAATGCAATTTCTCGCCGCCAAACAACTGAGACGCACTTTAAAAAAGCACCTCTGGTCGCATGAATTTCATCACTCCAAAAATCAAGCGTAGCCTTAGTACCTCAAATATTGCCATTCCTGTGGTAGGTGCAATCACTAGGTCTACACACTGAGGTGGATATTAGAACTTCGTCCCTGTACTCCACGAATATACGTTATCAAAGTGCATCGAGTGGTTTTCAAATTCGTATTTGTgaatgttttctttttatattttgaccaaaaatttCGATAATTAATCTAATATTGCTGTTAATTGCAGACTTTATGCGTAGTAATTTTTGATAACAAAGAGTTGACCATGATTCTTTGAAGCATCATCCGAACTTCTCCTAACCAATCCCGGCGGATAGTGCAGTACATAAAACTCATATTTATTCGAACTATTTGTAACTTTTTGCAATTTGTTAATGGATTCGGCCTGGCACTCTGCAGCACTGTTCAGTTGCCATCGTATCGATTATCTTTCTATCTTGATTAGGATATATCCCATTCGCAATTGCCAGCTTAGAAGGAGGGTTATTTCAAGTAACATCTAcagtaaaacaaaatttttcttaaaaatgaaatatatttttacgcgCTAATGGTGTAccttttttatgtgaaattaatttttttcgcggaTTATACTTTTTTATGTTCAGGTACACCCCTGAAAGTGCGGTGACCATGACAGAAAACCTTTTTCAATCAACCTTTATCGGGGTCGTTTTCTCTAAAGAAGTAGTACGTGGATACGAGTTTGACTATAATGTCACATATGGTCTCGATGTTAATTTATTTTGACCGATTTATTTATGCTGTTACAACACTGAATCATCTTCTGATGTTTGATCATAATTAGACTTCTTAAAAATTGTCGTTTCCGTGCGTAACGAGGTTGCACGTCTCGTTCATTGCGGCGACTGTCACCACCTGGAAATGGCAGCTAGTGATAACTCTTCCGTCCTCTTATCAccttcttttcaaaataaatgcgaccgcggtgcggtgatgaatCATTTAGCCCCTGCTCAAATTAGACCAAGGCGAAAAGAGTGGTTTTTCACGCCCACGTCAACCACTGCGGCACACCGCACGGCAATGAAACTAATTAGTCTCGTGGCAGCGTACGTATTAGTAAGTCCTTCCGCCCATTTCCATTCAATTTGCACTGCGTGATCATGCTTTTCTATGTTGTCTTGTGATACCCACCAAAAACCTTATTACCATTATCTTCCTTTCTTGAATACGAAACTATTTCAATTCTAGAACTAGTTCAATTTTTTGCTTAGTTAGCGTTTTTTGTTTAGTTAAGAATATGTGACTTTTTGTGTTTGTAGAAAATCCGGCTTCGAAAATAGTtcaatttgccattttttactacaagtttttcctggatatacacaattgcTTATACAACCATTTTTATATTGGatcgtgacccgggtttcaatgaataatcatcatcatcaggcgctaattattatttcatgatttttaaatcataattagcgcctgatgatgatgattattcattgcaACCCGGttcgcgctcttatataaaaaagtggtataagtaattgtgtacatccaggaaaaacttataatggaataccacaaggttaactaagagttagtgaattttttttactatatttcatgcatttgcttaATCGGATGTCATGAAATGAAAcatcattgtaatcatttatcattgcaatcatttatattgaattttatgCACATGAAATACCTTACATAATGAAATATCTTCTTCTCATGTTCCTTCCCTCGAATGCACTCGAAAAGTTCttgccttgaaaaaaaatgcaCTCGGCGTTTGAGAATATTCTCGCGGTAATGAAGAGAGAGCGCGTTTCATTTACTGCGGCGGACCTCGACcgcgaaattatttttatcaaccaacCACGAGAAGATGCATCCGTTGCGTCTCCTCTAATTCCGTCCGCTCGCTTCCGCGCGAAAATAATGGCTCACCACGACGGCTAAGTTCAAAGAGAGATGATTTACATGAATGCGACTCACTGGAGCACAAAAAAGTTTCCCTCCGAAGGACAAAAGGATGTGTATGATGACAATGACAACTCGCCCGTCGTTGGAACAACATTAGAGGTCACGCGAGCTTCGTAATTTCTGCCGCATGTAGGTCATTCATAGACACTATAAATAATGCgcaaaaaatgagagaaatccACTCTAATTTTTTCCTATCTCTCGGACACCAAAAACCCATCATCTGTAGCAGTggcgggggcgggggggggggagctaagggggctatagcacCCCCAcgattgggtcgaaacacacactaggtaaaatcgaaatatttgggggttaccactttgtacaaaagtgtttagttatattttcctacatattaaccttctttaatgaattgaaaaaaaaaattatctctaaaccgagggcctattttacatacttttggtatattacaatcTAGAGGTAGATTCAGAGAGGGTCTAGGAGGGGCTTTAggcccccccttgggtattcaatttacactagatagaatcgcAATCTTaacccccccttttccctatcctggatccgccattgatCTGTATCAACGCTCGGACATGttttaaaatacgcatttctttAGCGACCAGAAGTGAAATGCTATAACTAAGACCGAAAATCAATGAACAATTATGCCAATAGTACGCTTGATTTATGCTTCGCAGGATctaaaaggaaagaaaggaagaacGGACTAGAACAACTTGGCTGTCATTTATTGTTTTCCTTCTCATTGGAGATACGCGCAATCATTAAATATGAGTCATGGCTGATGTGACAAACCTCTGTCGTGAAAAAATGAGGTTGTTCTACATAAGAAAAGTGCTTTCAAGTCCCAATAGATTTTTGCCGCATATATCAAGATAATAGATGTCCTCTTAAGTTTATCCTGGAGctcaatttttagaaaaaaacgaCGAGTACGAAAAAAACGACCATGGTCGATGTTTGCCGTTCAAAACAACCAAGTTGAGCTTTCTCCTGTCGTGGCTTTAACATAAGTCAAAATTCCTTAGATTGATTagatgcagctctccacttcaCTCTCCCATCTGCAGGCGTTTTCAACGGTTGCCTTCATAAGTTAGCCTCGTAATACGGGCACCAAATACCATGTAATATTTTGTACTTGCTGCTTTCCAAGATAAGAAAGTAAAAACAATgatgacgaaattatttattcctctaAAACGTAAATTCTACTAATAAATTACTCCAGCACGGGGGGCCattcaaaaaggaaaacaatgaaaaGTTCAGAGGCTTCAACCGATCAATAATGAGGGCCAATACTCCCTGATTTGCAGCGTGAACCTGAATTGATATGATAAGTAATGAAAAAGTCCAGCgttcatttgattttaaaatattgaccAATATAGCCATTCAATATATTTCAATGGTTTCATTCAATGTATGATAAGAGATAGAACAATCGAGATGTCTCAATTCCAATTcattcagattaaaaaaaaattcgaaatgagtGATTAGTATGCATCAAAAGTAGCATTATTTATCAAAAAGCGGAAGCATTTTTGTACTACATGAGTTATAAGGAGACCAAGAAGTGGCTCATTTCAAATGGTGTGATTGCGTTGTAATAACAAACGAACTCGGTTGCCACCGCTACCCCGAAAAATCACCTAGCAAGCGGAAAAAACAGTTCGCATAAATGTGTCAGAGAGGTACGCGATGATTTCCTTCGGCAGCTAAAGCTAGCCTGTTGAAATAATTCAAATGCTGATTCACGCAGTAAAAACCAAGCTTGCGGCACTTTCAGTACAAAAGAAAGCCGCGGAATGGAGAAAATGCAATAGCCCGGAGGATTCCGATAAGGTTGAAGAAGGACAAATGACGAATGATTTCCGCAGCGTTTCATCAACGACGGCTCGCAAATAACACAAGCCTCCATCATCATTTTACAGACAAGTGTCGCCAAGGAGTCTCAAAAAAATGAGTCAGGCGTATAAGAAggttaaaaaattatgcaaacgACTGATATGTGGATTCATTTTTCGACTAGCAAGACAAAATTAAGAGTCCAATACTCCTTGATTTGCAGCGTGAACCTGAATggatatgaaaaataatgaaaaagccAACCGTTCATTTGATTTTATAACATTGACCAATACGGTCATTCAATGTATTTCAATGGATCTATTCAATGTTTGATAATAGGGAGAAAAATCGAGATATCTCCATGCCAAGtcatccatatttaaaaaaatcgaaatgagtGATTAGTATGCATCAAAAGTAGTATTAAATATCAAAAAGCAGAAGCATTTTTGTTTCGCATACGTTACAAGGATACCAAGAAGGGTCTCATTTCAAATGGTGTGATTGCGTTGTaacaacaaacaaaattataaacaatagaatcaaggaataaaaaaatgtataactgAATATTTAATGAGACGATCTACGCTTTAAGGCGACAAAATGCAAATTAATTCCACGGAGAATAACTTTTTAAGGAGTTCATGGACTcattataattattgattttgatatttaattcGCCATTAGGTATTATCTGCTGTTAACTCAACATCTTATATTGTTCATTACTTATTCCCGACACCCGGATCCTTGATAAGGTAGGCAAATGAATTATGCGCCTCTTTGGAACATGTTTCAACTAGACCCAGGAAAAAATATGCCTGAATGAATTGCCATGTTCTATTTTTTCTAAGCAATCCTGTCAAAACATATTAATCcattacttaattattaaatattcataaattcttGCTACGCCTTATCATTCATTAGCCTTCATCAATCAAAGTTCTTGCTACTCGAGATCATACCACTTCATCAAGTTTCCACTTTTCCATTTCATACATTAGTCATGAATCATCATATAAAAAATCCTCTTTAAGCTTGGAATAAGAGTTCATTTACTTCGAAACTTAGGGCGACAGTTTTTAAGCGAGTATTTCCTGGAAGAACTCACGTCTCGAATTGTTCCGTCTTATTTCTCTTCCGCCGATATCAGACCAAGACAAATTACTGGAAAAAAAGGATCGCTACAAAATAATCACTTTCGGCCTGACTTCagagtaaaaaaatctatttcactgACAGATAGCCCCCTGAGTTACGATGAAACCTAATGAGAGAAGTGTGCAGCGGAAATTTCCACGAATTCTTcgaaaagaattatatttttacctGCAAGCTACGTCTCCGATGACAACAGAGAAGATTATTATTTAACTCAGCCACCGTATCATTAAAATTCAATCTTAATTTGGAGAGAAATAAActtttctccataaaaaaatcCCCGCGTAAGCTGGGTTCACTCAAGATACAAAAAAAACGGGCCCGTTTATCAGttctgaaagtgaaaattttcttttggcTAATAGGCCACtttattgtgaaaaatttcatagctaaaatgattttaaaccacaaaaatttcaaacactaagtatcatcatcatcatcatcacaggttaacaatcctaagaatggtttgacgcagctttccacccaattctcctaccagctaatcCCTTAACACCTacttatttcctctctttcacgtCTTTCTTTatctgtttcatatattttgttcgaaatcTTCCTTTTCCGGTTTTTCGATCCACTTGTCCCGTGATGATTTTccttatcaggccatcatgcctcaagatgtggcttataaggttgttccgtctccttattAAGGTAtccataaggcttctcttctctcctactcttctcaggacttcctcattactaactcggtcggtcgatccatttgatcctcatcattcttcactAGTACCCGATTTCGAAGGCCTCTAACTAagtatcaatgaaaataatattgaagaagTAAACGATATATTAACTAGGTGTA encodes:
- the LOC124156407 gene encoding flotillin-2 isoform X1, producing MTLNPMCEHVETAQGVPLTVTGVAQCKIMKAEELLQTASEQFLGKTTKEIKMTVLQTLEGHLRAILGTLTVEEVYKDRDQFAALVREVAAPDVGRMGIEILSFTIKDVYDDVQYLASLGKAQTAAVKRDADIGVAQANRDAGIREAECEKSAMDIKYNTDTKIEDNARMYKLQKANFDKETNTAKAEAQLAYELQAAKIRQRIRNEEIQIEVVERRKMIEVEAQEVQRKERELNSTVRLPAEAESYRVQTIAEGKRTQTVEVAKAEGEKIKMIGSAEAYAIESVGKADAERMRMKAEVYKQYGEAAIMALVLEALPKIAAEVSAPLAKTEEIVLLGGDDRTTSEVTRLVGQIPPAVQALTGVDLSKVLSKVPGAK
- the LOC124156407 gene encoding flotillin-2 isoform X2, which produces MGIEILSFTIKDVYDDVQYLASLGKAQTAAVKRDADIGVAQANRDAGIREAECEKSAMDIKYNTDTKIEDNARMYKLQKANFDKETNTAKAEAQLAYELQAAKIRQRIRNEEIQIEVVERRKMIEVEAQEVQRKERELNSTVRLPAEAESYRVQTIAEGKRTQTVEVAKAEGEKIKMIGSAEAYAIESVGKADAERMRMKAEVYKQYGEAAIMALVLEALPKIAAEVSAPLAKTEEIVLLGGDDRTTSEVTRLVGQIPPAVQALTGVDLSKVLSKVPGAK